From Cellulosimicrobium cellulans, the proteins below share one genomic window:
- a CDS encoding DUF6194 family protein, which produces MSMEQILDTVRSLDGVLVLSPGPGSEFPELAWGDHFFYHAPDGVVPHGQPYGTVVTKDYPDDTTSRLDDEGRWRVNVHVGRDRFRDLVGSDPRDEAPSEAGETDVVVPHPVYGALGWVCVVNPGERTTPLVLDLLRAAHDDARARAARRAAR; this is translated from the coding sequence ATGAGTATGGAGCAGATCCTCGACACGGTCCGGTCCCTCGACGGCGTCCTCGTGCTCTCGCCCGGCCCCGGCAGCGAGTTCCCCGAGCTGGCGTGGGGCGACCACTTCTTCTACCACGCCCCCGACGGCGTGGTCCCCCACGGGCAGCCCTACGGCACGGTGGTCACGAAGGACTACCCCGACGACACCACCTCACGACTCGACGACGAGGGCCGGTGGAGGGTCAACGTGCACGTGGGCCGCGACCGGTTCCGCGACCTGGTCGGCTCCGATCCCCGTGACGAGGCGCCGTCGGAGGCGGGGGAGACCGACGTCGTCGTGCCGCACCCGGTCTACGGCGCGCTCGGCTGGGTGTGCGTCGTGAACCCGGGCGAGCGCACGACGCCGCTCGTCCTCGACCTGCTGCGCGCCGCCCACGACGACGCGCGCGCCCGCGCCGCCCGCCGCGCCGCGCGGTAG
- a CDS encoding RNA polymerase sigma factor: MSPPPDEAEARARLDRLYRDHARSVYRCAATRLSPQDAEDIVCEVFVVAWRRITEVPPYELAWLLRVTRNVMANHLRAGSRRAALVRRVTGVAAPSVPDHAGDVVGQDAAERLLARLPARDQEVLRLLVLEDLSVPELAEALGCRPNTASVRVRRAKERLARLYAELDRSAAAPSRTPGRSVPRPLAAPSYAVATAATAAATATAVDSPREGTTP, from the coding sequence ATGTCCCCACCCCCCGACGAGGCGGAGGCGCGGGCGCGCCTCGACCGCCTCTACCGCGACCATGCACGGTCCGTGTACCGGTGCGCGGCGACGCGGCTGTCCCCGCAGGACGCGGAGGACATCGTGTGCGAGGTGTTCGTGGTGGCCTGGCGCCGGATCACGGAGGTGCCGCCGTACGAGCTCGCGTGGCTCCTGCGGGTCACGCGCAACGTCATGGCGAACCACCTGCGCGCGGGCTCGCGCCGGGCGGCGCTCGTGCGCCGCGTCACGGGCGTCGCCGCGCCGAGCGTGCCCGACCACGCGGGGGACGTCGTCGGGCAGGACGCCGCCGAGCGGCTGCTCGCCCGCCTGCCCGCGCGCGACCAGGAGGTCCTCCGGCTCCTCGTGCTCGAGGACCTGTCGGTCCCCGAGCTCGCCGAGGCCCTCGGGTGCCGCCCCAACACCGCGTCCGTGCGCGTGCGGCGCGCCAAGGAGCGCCTCGCGCGCCTGTACGCCGAGCTCGACCGGTCCGCTGCGGCGCCGAGCCGGACCCCAGGCCGGTCCGTGCCGCGGCCGCTGGCCGCGCCGTCGTACGCCGTCGCCACGGCGGCCACGGCGGCCGCCACCGCCACCGCCGTTGACTCACCCCGAGAAGGGACGACCCCGTGA
- a CDS encoding multicopper oxidase domain-containing protein, giving the protein MPDPTTETETPARPLSRRALLAGAGVVAASPAAALLLGAGGSVAAAPPAAAATTSGTASAGAVVAAAGDVRKITMYAERISDTLVGYGLERGKATVPGPILEMWEGETLEITLVNTTDKRLSIHPHGVNYDVNSDGSAFNNSFNEPGETRTYTWSTVKMARDRGIWMPGSAGYWHYHDHAWGDHGTQGLAAGLYGALVVRRVGDVLPQKQFTMVFNDMTINNKVAPATPMFEAKLGERVEFICIGHGNQLHTFHLHAHRWANNRTGLLADQYDPSQVVDNRDLNPGDAFGFQVVAGLGVGPGAWMYHCHVQFHSDGGMAGIFLVRNADGSMPPGAQDSIDRFQGHGSHTMSAPSGGTATTDGAAATTGGAAAGGTGPAVVDLTGHAGH; this is encoded by the coding sequence ATGCCCGACCCGACGACCGAGACCGAGACGCCCGCGAGGCCGCTCTCGCGACGGGCGCTTCTCGCGGGGGCAGGCGTCGTCGCCGCGAGCCCCGCGGCCGCCCTGCTGCTGGGCGCCGGAGGCAGCGTCGCCGCAGCACCCCCTGCCGCCGCCGCGACGACGAGCGGAACGGCGTCCGCCGGGGCGGTCGTCGCCGCCGCCGGAGACGTCCGCAAGATCACGATGTACGCCGAGCGGATCTCCGACACGCTCGTCGGCTACGGCCTCGAGCGCGGCAAGGCCACGGTGCCCGGCCCGATCCTCGAGATGTGGGAGGGCGAGACCCTCGAGATCACGCTCGTCAACACGACGGACAAGCGCCTGTCGATCCACCCGCACGGCGTGAACTACGACGTCAACAGCGACGGCAGCGCCTTCAACAACTCGTTCAACGAGCCGGGCGAGACGCGGACCTACACCTGGTCGACCGTCAAGATGGCGCGCGACCGCGGCATCTGGATGCCGGGCAGCGCGGGGTACTGGCACTACCACGACCACGCGTGGGGCGACCACGGCACGCAGGGCCTGGCCGCCGGGCTCTACGGTGCGCTCGTCGTGCGCCGGGTCGGGGACGTGCTGCCGCAGAAGCAGTTCACGATGGTCTTCAACGATATGACGATCAACAACAAGGTCGCCCCCGCCACCCCGATGTTCGAGGCGAAGCTCGGCGAGCGCGTCGAGTTCATCTGCATCGGGCACGGGAACCAGCTCCACACCTTCCACCTGCACGCGCACCGCTGGGCGAACAACCGGACCGGCCTGCTCGCGGACCAGTACGACCCGAGCCAGGTCGTGGACAACCGGGACCTCAACCCGGGCGACGCGTTCGGGTTCCAGGTCGTCGCCGGTCTGGGCGTCGGCCCAGGGGCGTGGATGTACCACTGCCACGTCCAGTTCCACTCCGACGGGGGGATGGCCGGCATCTTCCTCGTGCGCAACGCCGACGGCTCCATGCCGCCGGGCGCGCAGGACTCCATCGACCGGTTCCAGGGTCACGGCAGCCACACCATGTCGGCGCCGTCCGGCGGCACCGCCACTACCGACGGCGCGGCGGCCACCACCGGTGGTGCCGCGGCCGGAGGGACCGGGCCGGCCGTCGTCGACCTCACGGGGCACGCCGGCCACTGA
- a CDS encoding transcriptional regulator encodes MSDDPRIHADDEGLHPLAHIDETVHQRVRLGILAVLADTDDADFSHLRRTLGLTDGNLGRHLEVLVRHDYVSVSTTGAGRRRRTWVGITRRGRSALEIEVQLLRVLLAGRAGAEEADERRRGPRGDGA; translated from the coding sequence GTGAGCGACGACCCGCGGATCCACGCCGACGACGAGGGCCTGCACCCGCTCGCGCACATCGACGAGACCGTCCACCAGCGGGTCCGGCTGGGGATCCTCGCGGTCCTCGCGGACACCGACGACGCGGACTTCTCCCACCTCCGGCGCACGCTCGGTCTCACCGACGGCAACCTCGGGCGACATCTCGAGGTGCTCGTGCGCCACGACTACGTGTCCGTCTCCACGACCGGTGCCGGGCGTCGTCGACGCACCTGGGTGGGGATCACCCGGCGGGGGAGGAGCGCGCTGGAGATCGAGGTCCAGCTCCTCCGGGTGCTGCTCGCCGGCCGCGCGGGGGCGGAGGAGGCCGACGAGCGCCGTCGCGGCCCGCGTGGCGACGGGGCCTGA
- a CDS encoding alpha/beta fold hydrolase, whose amino-acid sequence MSERTTYTLDVPGAVVAYDVWTPETASDRRPVVVMGSPMAASGFEQLAGLLDDRVVVTYDPRGTERSTLAPDGEVSVEAHADDLHAVVTAVGLGPVDVFGSSGGGVVGLSWVERYPGDVRTFVSHEPPITPLLEDAALATTVQADIVETYGREGFGPAMAKFVALVSHVGPLPADYLGRPAPDPAMFGFPTADDGSRDDLLLGKNLATMPSWAPDGAVLRASGTRVVPAVSAQGEGTLAWRGGAALAALLGVDAVTFPGDHGGFMVSEWSPHNDPAAFAAALREVLDA is encoded by the coding sequence ATGAGCGAGCGCACGACCTACACCCTGGACGTGCCCGGTGCCGTCGTGGCGTACGACGTCTGGACGCCGGAGACGGCGAGCGACCGGCGGCCCGTCGTCGTCATGGGCTCGCCCATGGCGGCGTCCGGGTTCGAGCAGCTCGCCGGGCTGCTCGACGACCGGGTGGTCGTCACGTACGACCCGCGCGGCACCGAGCGCAGCACGCTCGCACCGGACGGCGAGGTCTCGGTCGAGGCGCACGCCGACGACCTGCACGCGGTCGTGACGGCGGTCGGGCTGGGGCCGGTGGACGTGTTCGGGTCGAGCGGGGGCGGCGTGGTCGGGCTGTCGTGGGTCGAGCGGTACCCGGGGGACGTGCGGACGTTCGTCTCGCACGAGCCGCCGATCACGCCGCTGCTCGAGGACGCCGCGCTCGCGACCACGGTCCAGGCGGACATCGTCGAGACGTACGGCCGGGAGGGTTTCGGCCCGGCGATGGCGAAGTTCGTCGCGCTCGTGAGCCACGTGGGCCCGCTGCCGGCCGACTACCTCGGCCGGCCGGCGCCCGACCCGGCGATGTTCGGCTTCCCCACGGCCGACGACGGGTCGCGCGACGACCTGCTCCTCGGCAAGAACCTCGCGACGATGCCCTCGTGGGCTCCCGACGGCGCGGTGCTGCGGGCGTCGGGCACGCGGGTCGTGCCCGCCGTGAGCGCGCAGGGCGAGGGCACGCTGGCGTGGCGCGGCGGCGCCGCCCTGGCCGCACTGCTCGGGGTGGACGCGGTGACGTTCCCCGGGGACCACGGCGGCTTCATGGTCAGCGAGTGGTCGCCGCACAACGACCCGGCGGCGTTCGCCGCCGCGCTGCGCGAGGTGCTCGACGCCTGA
- a CDS encoding ThuA domain-containing protein, translated as MTVGLTSAALVASAALIPASAQPAATAPSSAVASTGALAAGSVATAAATTAVRVLVFHGAPDEQTDPVVAATAALTELGAANGFDVEATSDPAMLSEATLGEYRGVVMLSSEGIELSGEQEAALQAYINKGGGFLGVRDAARAQSASKWFEGLVGARIQGATMVSEKVAEATGTGRSPAAETPAKAVDGDPNTKWLTFARTGQLTLRMEQPVALVKYGITSANDSAGRDPKNWKLQGSTDGQTWVDLDTRTDEDFPQRFQPRTFDVGSETQYGWYRLDVTANSGDAEIQLAELSIFGPDSVEQPDPEIPLEERTVDLVDRQHPATADLPLTWDREDRWLDWADDPTGDVHTVATLEPGPEAGPTTNPFQPLSWCRDYDGGRSFFTGMGGTPESWQDATFREHLLGALQWTTGVVRGDCQATIASNYKAERLSKVNTAGTLDQNGEQHGLTIAPDGTVFYIGRGACTTGPIVPWSDPNVGLGCGTIHQWDPETGTAKLLTTLDVMGNRGSGDELVKNEEGLLGIVPDPDFATNHWLYVYWMPHENIDRERRVGYRTVSRFTYDPATPTIDQSTRVDLLEWETQIHSCCHAGGGMAFDNEGNLYVGSGDNNSSGGSSGYSGNNWTQEYAGLSFQDARRTAGNTNDLNGKILRIHPEDDGTYTIPDDNLFPVGEYPADKTRPEIYVMGVRNISRLQIDPDTNWLTAAWVGPDAGSPSPELGPAKYETATIITSAGNQGWPYCMGNKQPYRDRSNEDASVLAGWYDCDNLKNTSPRNTGLVDLPPVRDNMIWYSPSGGGPVFPDRGNGLPSYVDSEATYTIPWLRGGGQAVMSGPTYRQSQVDPDSDVAWPSYWEGKWFIGDQSNSNNRVAVTVDPENLESPVFMEDLRQIIPGGRGDGLLQSWMDAKFGPDGALYLVDYAGGFFSLDPNQKLMRITYQGGAPTPAPAASATSIQGDPLTVQFTGARSGGVSYLWEFGDGSTSRQANPKHKYPRVGTYEAKLTVTYADGTTASVTTDGSPSCTLPDERETVFFGEVDSTVENRDLGACNIADLFQDEKEWRTHARFLSHVESVAKSLYDDSRINDRERARLVDAAARSQIGAYPGGYRTIFDGTEASLYDWFQAPGGKFTLEPGGSLKSSGGLGMLWYAGEELGDFSVKLLYRDVSAGDHYANSGVFTRFPNPNDPGDAQCANNQSPAWVAISCGHEIQIYDGPTGEPQKTGSVYNFDPLGLNTGGEKPKGEWNEYEIRVVGQHYTMIRNGVVINEFENSPGQQSSRAGDPPTDLRQFDSGFIGLQNHGNSDLIEFRDIRVADL; from the coding sequence ATGACCGTGGGCCTCACGAGCGCCGCGCTCGTCGCGAGCGCCGCCCTGATCCCGGCGTCGGCCCAGCCCGCCGCCACGGCGCCGAGCAGCGCGGTCGCCTCGACCGGGGCGCTCGCCGCCGGGTCCGTGGCTACCGCGGCGGCCACGACGGCCGTGCGCGTCCTCGTGTTCCACGGCGCGCCCGACGAGCAGACCGACCCGGTCGTCGCCGCGACCGCGGCGCTGACCGAGCTGGGTGCCGCCAACGGGTTCGACGTCGAGGCGACGTCCGACCCCGCGATGCTCAGCGAGGCGACGCTCGGCGAGTACCGCGGCGTCGTCATGCTCTCCTCGGAGGGCATCGAGCTGAGCGGCGAGCAGGAGGCCGCGCTCCAGGCGTACATCAACAAGGGCGGCGGCTTCCTCGGCGTGCGCGACGCCGCGCGTGCCCAGTCCGCGTCGAAGTGGTTCGAGGGCCTCGTCGGCGCCCGGATCCAGGGCGCGACGATGGTGTCGGAGAAGGTCGCCGAGGCGACCGGCACCGGCCGCAGCCCGGCCGCCGAGACGCCGGCCAAGGCCGTCGACGGCGACCCCAACACCAAGTGGCTGACGTTCGCCCGCACGGGCCAGCTCACGCTGCGCATGGAGCAGCCCGTCGCGCTCGTGAAGTACGGCATCACGTCCGCGAACGACTCCGCGGGCCGCGACCCGAAGAACTGGAAGCTCCAGGGCTCGACCGACGGGCAGACCTGGGTCGACCTCGACACGCGCACCGACGAGGACTTCCCGCAGCGCTTCCAGCCGCGCACGTTCGACGTCGGGAGCGAGACCCAGTACGGCTGGTACCGGCTGGACGTCACCGCGAACTCGGGCGACGCCGAGATCCAGCTCGCCGAGCTCTCGATCTTCGGCCCCGACTCCGTCGAGCAGCCCGACCCGGAGATCCCGCTCGAGGAGCGCACGGTCGACCTGGTCGACCGCCAGCACCCTGCGACGGCGGACCTCCCGCTCACGTGGGACCGCGAGGACCGGTGGCTCGACTGGGCCGACGACCCGACCGGTGACGTGCACACGGTCGCGACGCTCGAGCCCGGCCCCGAGGCCGGCCCGACGACGAACCCGTTCCAGCCCCTCTCCTGGTGCCGCGACTACGACGGCGGACGCTCGTTCTTCACCGGCATGGGCGGCACGCCCGAGAGCTGGCAGGACGCGACGTTCCGCGAGCACCTGCTCGGCGCGCTGCAGTGGACGACGGGCGTCGTGCGCGGCGACTGCCAGGCCACGATCGCGTCGAACTACAAGGCCGAGCGCCTGTCGAAGGTGAACACGGCGGGCACGCTCGACCAGAACGGCGAGCAGCACGGCCTCACGATCGCGCCCGACGGCACGGTCTTCTACATCGGCCGCGGCGCCTGCACCACCGGCCCGATCGTCCCGTGGAGCGACCCGAACGTGGGCCTCGGCTGCGGCACGATCCACCAGTGGGACCCGGAGACCGGCACCGCGAAGCTCCTCACGACGCTCGACGTCATGGGCAACCGCGGCAGCGGCGACGAGCTCGTGAAGAACGAGGAGGGGCTGCTCGGCATCGTGCCGGACCCCGACTTCGCGACGAACCACTGGCTGTACGTGTACTGGATGCCGCACGAGAACATCGACCGTGAGCGTCGCGTGGGCTACCGCACCGTCTCGCGGTTCACGTACGACCCCGCGACCCCGACGATCGACCAGAGCACGCGGGTCGACCTGCTCGAGTGGGAGACGCAGATCCACAGCTGCTGCCACGCGGGCGGCGGCATGGCGTTCGACAACGAGGGCAACCTCTACGTCGGCTCGGGCGACAACAACTCGTCCGGCGGCTCGAGCGGGTACTCCGGCAACAACTGGACGCAGGAGTACGCGGGCCTGAGCTTCCAGGACGCACGCCGCACGGCGGGCAACACGAACGACCTCAACGGCAAGATCCTGCGGATCCACCCCGAGGACGACGGCACGTACACGATCCCGGACGACAACCTGTTCCCGGTGGGCGAGTACCCCGCGGACAAGACGCGCCCCGAGATCTACGTCATGGGCGTGCGCAACATCTCGCGCCTGCAGATCGACCCCGACACGAACTGGCTGACCGCGGCCTGGGTTGGCCCGGACGCCGGCAGCCCGAGCCCCGAGCTCGGCCCGGCCAAGTACGAGACCGCGACGATCATCACGTCCGCGGGCAACCAGGGCTGGCCGTACTGCATGGGCAACAAGCAGCCGTACCGCGACCGGAGCAACGAGGACGCGAGCGTCCTCGCCGGCTGGTACGACTGCGACAACCTGAAGAACACGTCGCCGCGCAACACGGGTCTCGTCGACCTGCCGCCGGTGCGCGACAACATGATCTGGTACTCGCCCTCGGGCGGCGGACCGGTGTTCCCGGACCGCGGCAACGGCCTCCCGTCGTACGTGGACAGCGAGGCGACCTACACGATCCCGTGGCTGCGGGGTGGCGGCCAGGCCGTCATGTCCGGTCCGACCTACCGCCAGTCGCAGGTCGACCCCGACTCGGACGTCGCGTGGCCGTCGTACTGGGAGGGCAAGTGGTTCATCGGTGACCAGTCGAACTCGAACAACCGCGTCGCGGTGACGGTCGACCCGGAGAACCTGGAGTCCCCCGTGTTCATGGAGGACCTCCGCCAGATCATCCCGGGCGGTCGCGGTGACGGGCTGCTGCAGAGCTGGATGGACGCGAAGTTCGGTCCGGACGGCGCGCTGTACCTGGTCGACTACGCGGGCGGCTTCTTCAGCCTCGACCCGAACCAGAAGCTCATGCGGATCACCTACCAGGGCGGGGCTCCGACCCCGGCTCCGGCGGCGTCCGCCACGAGCATCCAGGGCGACCCGCTGACGGTGCAGTTCACCGGTGCGCGTTCCGGTGGCGTCTCCTACCTCTGGGAGTTCGGCGACGGCTCGACCTCGCGTCAGGCCAACCCGAAGCACAAGTACCCGCGCGTCGGGACCTACGAGGCCAAGCTCACCGTCACGTACGCGGACGGGACGACGGCCTCGGTCACGACCGACGGCTCGCCGTCGTGCACCCTGCCCGACGAGCGCGAGACCGTGTTCTTCGGCGAGGTCGACTCCACGGTCGAGAACCGCGACCTGGGCGCCTGCAACATCGCCGACCTGTTCCAGGACGAGAAGGAGTGGCGCACCCACGCCCGGTTCCTGTCGCACGTCGAGTCGGTGGCGAAGAGCCTGTACGACGACAGCCGCATCAACGACCGCGAGCGTGCTCGCCTCGTCGACGCGGCGGCCCGGTCCCAGATCGGCGCGTACCCCGGCGGGTACCGCACGATCTTCGACGGCACCGAGGCGTCGCTGTACGACTGGTTCCAGGCTCCGGGCGGCAAGTTCACGCTCGAGCCGGGCGGCTCGCTCAAGTCGAGCGGCGGCCTGGGGATGCTCTGGTACGCGGGCGAAGAGCTCGGGGACTTCTCCGTGAAGCTCCTGTACCGCGACGTCTCGGCGGGCGACCACTACGCGAACAGCGGCGTGTTCACCCGGTTCCCGAACCCGAACGACCCGGGTGACGCGCAGTGCGCGAACAACCAGTCACCCGCGTGGGTCGCGATCTCCTGCGGTCACGAGATCCAGATCTACGACGGTCCGACGGGCGAGCCCCAGAAGACCGGCTCGGTCTACAACTTCGACCCGCTCGGCCTGAACACCGGTGGCGAGAAGCCCAAGGGCGAGTGGAACGAGTACGAGATCCGGGTCGTCGGGCAGCACTACACGATGATCCGCAACGGTGTCGTCATCAACGAGTTCGAGAACTCGCCGGGACAGCAGTCGTCCCGGGCCGGCGACCCGCCCACGGACCTGCGCCAGTTCGACAGCGGGTTCATCGGGCTGCAGAACCACGGCAACTCGGACCTCATCGAGTTCCGTGACATCCGGGTGGCGGACCTGTAG
- a CDS encoding histidine phosphatase family protein encodes MTLTITLVRHGQTYLNARRHLQGSCDSPLTRTGRAGVRVTAQHLARHDFAAAYSSPQGRAVLTAMEILRHHPDLPLTVDHDLRELSFGSYERRPESHLDAVEPWAELVPRMLAGTHPGVGGGEPGRDFMARVRDVFARVVAAHDEASRPGAVLDRHVLVVGHGLTLGAWLATLDPSGLAALPNASVSTVEVTDGVPKVLAVGVDVAGHGHVAARPAPSAAAVPV; translated from the coding sequence ATGACCCTGACGATCACGCTCGTACGACACGGGCAGACCTACCTCAACGCACGACGACACCTCCAGGGGTCGTGCGACTCCCCCCTGACCCGCACGGGGCGCGCGGGCGTGCGCGTCACCGCGCAGCACCTCGCGCGGCACGACTTCGCGGCCGCGTACTCCTCGCCGCAGGGCCGTGCGGTGCTCACGGCGATGGAGATCCTGCGCCACCATCCCGACCTCCCGCTGACCGTCGACCACGACCTGCGCGAGCTGTCGTTCGGGTCGTACGAGCGGCGCCCGGAGTCGCACCTCGACGCCGTCGAGCCGTGGGCGGAGCTCGTGCCGCGCATGCTCGCCGGCACGCACCCCGGCGTCGGCGGCGGCGAGCCCGGCAGAGACTTCATGGCCCGCGTGCGCGACGTCTTCGCGCGGGTCGTCGCCGCGCACGACGAGGCGTCCCGCCCCGGCGCGGTGCTCGACCGGCACGTGCTCGTGGTGGGCCACGGCCTCACGCTCGGCGCGTGGCTCGCGACGCTCGACCCGTCCGGCCTCGCGGCCCTGCCCAACGCGTCGGTGTCCACCGTCGAGGTGACCGACGGCGTCCCGAAGGTCCTCGCGGTCGGCGTCGACGTCGCCGGTCACGGCCACGTCGCCGCGCGCCCCGCGCCGTCGGCCGCCGCCGTCCCGGTCTGA
- a CDS encoding MerR family transcriptional regulator has product MTEEPGRGPSGGVGSPPLRTSDVARATGWSVQQVRDLEALGVLPPAGRSANGYRTFGEEHVLALRAYRGLAAAVGPVEARRVLRSVRTLTFDEATALVGALHVTLARERAEALAARRALLAIRAEDDDAGRPPGAATARRDDDADGSVLTITQLAAALGVRASTLRFWEREGLLAPDRVASRAGSVSARRYPPAAVREARVVAALRSAGYRVPDVRRTIDALRRTTGPSDVADPLAALDARFGTIARRTVALLDAGHDVARLLAHAVQ; this is encoded by the coding sequence GTGACGGAGGAGCCCGGGCGTGGTCCGTCCGGCGGGGTGGGTTCTCCCCCGCTGCGGACGTCCGACGTCGCGCGCGCGACCGGGTGGTCCGTCCAGCAGGTGCGGGACCTGGAGGCGCTCGGCGTCCTGCCGCCCGCGGGCCGGTCCGCGAACGGCTACCGCACCTTCGGCGAGGAGCACGTCCTGGCTCTGCGCGCGTACCGCGGTCTCGCGGCCGCGGTCGGGCCGGTCGAGGCGCGCCGGGTGCTGCGCTCCGTGCGCACGCTGACCTTCGACGAGGCCACGGCGCTCGTCGGCGCGCTGCACGTGACCCTGGCGAGGGAGCGCGCGGAGGCGCTCGCCGCCCGGCGCGCACTCCTCGCGATCCGGGCGGAGGACGACGACGCGGGCCGTCCTCCCGGCGCCGCGACCGCGCGACGGGACGACGACGCCGACGGGTCCGTCCTCACGATCACGCAGCTCGCGGCCGCGCTGGGGGTGCGCGCGTCCACGCTCCGGTTCTGGGAGCGCGAGGGGCTCCTCGCGCCGGACCGCGTCGCCTCGCGCGCGGGGTCGGTCTCGGCCCGTCGCTACCCGCCGGCCGCGGTCCGCGAGGCGCGCGTCGTCGCGGCGCTGCGGTCCGCCGGGTACCGGGTACCGGACGTGCGGAGAACCATCGACGCGCTGCGTCGGACCACCGGGCCGTCCGACGTCGCCGACCCGCTCGCCGCGCTGGACGCGCGCTTCGGCACGATCGCGCGCCGCACCGTCGCGCTCCTCGACGCCGGGCACGACGTCGCGCGCCTGCTGGCCCACGCCGTGCAGTAG